The sequence CGATAACCGAATGGCGATCGCAATCCCCACAAACACTGGTGACAAGACAGTAATGCCAATGAGCGCTCCCACAATATCCATACAGCGTTTGAGGCGATAGTCCCAACCGTTGAGCAGCAAAAATGATGGAGCTACTCGTAGGGTGGGTAGGCCGGCCACAATTTCTGGGATCCCGCGTCGATGCAGCATGTCTAAGCTAGAGGGTAATAACCGCAACAAAATGCCATGCCGTTTGAGTTGCCAATACAGGGCTGAGGCTAGGTCACTTTGGGGAAGGTTTTCTGCTAGCACCTCTCGTGCTCCTGATGCCAAGATCAGTCGTAGGGTTGATTCGGTATTTGCCATGGAAGAAAGGGCAGCACCAACAATGTGGTATCGCTGGCGAACAGTCTTGGCTAAAGCACTGAGACGGTGCGCTGGTGCAATCAGAAAAACAGGACTATTAACTGCCGCGTGGTGGCTGTGGTCTAGTTGGCGCAGCGCTAGTGTAGTCAACAGCCGTCCTCCAATCACCAGTACAATACTGCTAGCCCAAGCGGTAAAGAACAGCGATCGAGGTGGGTCTAACTTGGGGTCATAAAAGTAGTTCACTACCAAGGACAGTGCATAGACCAAGCTTACT comes from Cyanobacteriota bacterium and encodes:
- a CDS encoding sugar transferase, whose protein sequence is VSLVYALSLVVNYFYDPKLDPPRSLFFTAWASSIVLVIGGRLLTTLALRQLDHSHHAAVNSPVFLIAPAHRLSALAKTVRQRYHIVGAALSSMANTESTLRLILASGAREVLAENLPQSDLASALYWQLKRHGILLRLLPSSLDMLHRRGIPEIVAGLPTLRVAPSFLLLNGWDYRLKRCMDIVGALIGITVLSPVFVGIAIAIRLSSPGAIFYRQERVGLHGKTFLMWKFRTMVADADRLQASLEQRVNCSHQIMFKLKHDPRVTSVGRFLRRTSLDELPQLFNVLLGQMSLVGPRPLPLRDVAHFSPWHHVRHQVLPGITGLWQISGRSDIEDFNDVVRLDLYYIDNWSLNLDLDILVETLRIIIFGEGAY